A region from the Alnus glutinosa chromosome 5, dhAlnGlut1.1, whole genome shotgun sequence genome encodes:
- the LOC133867712 gene encoding mannosyl-oligosaccharide 1,2-alpha-mannosidase MNS3, which translates to MSSKPLPYSMKDVHYDNAKFRHRSFFKVITQTLFTGKVKRDWQSCSTGKFLVLLLIFGVAYLMLTHTSPAHSVTDRINVKNSEENSIINGGSRLGKFLRKPPRLPPRLPPDEKGSNSSFGREPGKLNPGSKWIARQQSVKEAFIHAWTGYKRYAMGNDELMPLSQRGVDGLGGLGATVVDALDTAMIMGANEVVSEAGSWIEKNLLDRITKKGQVNLFETTIRVLGGLLSAYHLSIGEGGSNLINTGPKPTVYLETARNLADRLLSAFTSSPSPIPFSDVVLHDSSAHPAPDGLSSTSEVSTLQLEFNYLSALSGDPKYSMEAMKVLEHLKTLPKVEGLVPIYISPQSGEFSGENIRLGSRGDSYYEYLLKVWLQQGKSRDGNSTYLHDMYEEAMKGVRHLLVRKSIPNGLVFVGELPFGSKGDFSPKMDHLVCFLPGTLALGATRGITKEKAMSNNLLNFEDLENLKLAEDLAKTCFEMYSVTSTGLAPEIAYFHTEEFSEAGLDGGKKSSKFINDIIIKHADRHNLLRPETVESLFVLFRITEDPKYREWGWQIFEAFEKYTRVDTGGYSSLDDVTSIPPHKRDKMETFFLGETLKYLYLLFGDSSVIPLDKFVFNTEAHPFPIEGTFKRE; encoded by the exons ATGTCGTCGAAGCCTCTGCCTTACTCTATGAAAGATGTTCACTACGACAACGCCAAGTTCCGCCACCGATCCTTCTTCAAG GTTATTACTCAGACCTTGTTCACTGGCAAAGTAAAGCGCGACTGGCAAAGTTGTAGTACAGGGAAGTTTTTAGTGTTACTACTGATATTTGGTGTAGCATATCTTATGCTTACACATACAAGTCCTGCCCATTCTGTAACTGATAGAATAAATGTTAAGAATAGTGAAGAGAACTCCATCATAAATGGTGGCAGCAGATTGGGAAAGTTTTTGAGAAAACCACCAAGGCTTCCTCCTCGATTACCACCTGATGAGAAAGGTAGTAATAGTAGCTTTGGTCGTGAGCCTGGGAAGCTAAATCCTGGGTCAAAATGGATAGCAAGGCAACAAAGTGTTAAGGAGGCTTTTATCCATGCGTGGACTGGCTATAAAAGATATGCAATGGGTAATGATGAGCTTATGCCATTGAGCCAGCGGGGAGTTGATGGGTTAGGAGGTCTTGGTGCTACTGTTGTGGATGCTCTTGACACTGCCATGATAATGGGTGCTAATGAAGTGGTCTCTGAAGCAGGCTCATGGATTGAGAAGAACCTTTTAGATAGAATTACTAAGAAAGGCCAAGTCAATTTGTTTGAAACTACCATACGTGTTCTGGGTGGTCTTTTAAGTGCATATCATTTAAGCATTGGGGAAGGAGGGAGCAACTTGATAAACACGGGGCCTAAACCAACTGTTTATCTAGAAACTGCTAGGAACTTGGCTGATCGTCTCCTATCTGCTTTTACTTCCAGTCCATCTCCTATTCCCTTTAGTGATGTTGTTCTACATGATTCCTCAGCACATCCAGCTCCTGATGGATTGAGTAGTACTTCAGAGGTTTCCACTTTACAGCTTGAGTTCAATTATCTCAGTGCTCTTTCTGGTGATCCAAAGTACAGCATGGAAGCCATGAAGGTCTTGGAACATTTGAAGACTCTTCCAAAGGTGGAAGGACTGGTTCCTATCTACATTAG CCCACAATCTGGTGAATTTAGTGGAGAAAATATAAGACTAGGATCTCGTGGTGATAGTTACTATGAGTACCTACTCAAAGTGTGGCTTCAGCAGGGAAAAAGCCGAGATGGTAATTCGACTTATCTACATGATATGTATGAGGAAGCAATGAAGGGTGTTAGGCACCTTCTTGTTCGGAAATCAATCCCAAATGGATTGGTTTTTGTTGGCGAATTACCTTTTGGATCTAAAGGTGATTTTAGCCCAAAAATGGATCACCTG gtctGTTTCTTGCCTGGCACTCTTGCGCTTGGTGCCACTAGAGGCATTACAAAGGAAAAAGCCATGAGCAACAATTTGCTTAACTTTGAAGACCTGGAGAATCTGAAGCTTGCAGAGGATCTGGCTAAAACATGTTTTGAGATGTATTCTGTAACTTCTACCGGTCTTGCTCCAGAAATTGCTTACTTCCATACAGAG gaattttctgAAGCTGGTCTAGATGGTGGGAAAAAGAGTTCGAAATTCATAAACGACATAATAATCAAACATGCTGATCGTCATAATCTGTTGCGTCCTGAAACTGTAGAGTCTTTGTTTGTCTTGTTTCGTATCACTGAAGACCCAAA GTACCGCGAATGGGGTTGGCagatctttgaagcatttgagAAATACACAAGAGTTGATACTGGTGGATACAGTTCCCTGGATGATGTTACCTCAATTCCCCCtcataaaagagacaagatggAGACCTTCTTTTTGGGCGAGACACTTAAGTATTTGTACTTGCTGTTTGGTGATAGCTCTGTTATTCCGTTGGATAAGTTTGTCTTTAACACAGAAGCTCATCCTTTTCCCATAGAAGGCACTTTTAAGAGGGAATGA
- the LOC133867711 gene encoding potassium channel KAT3-like isoform X2: protein MLLVVLVIYSAWICPFEFAFLPYKRDALFIVDNVVNGFFAIDIVLTFFVAYLDSQSHLLIDNPKKIAVRYISTWFIFDVCSTAPFQSISLLFTNHSGEVGYKLLNMLRLWRLRRVSSLFARLEKDIRFNYFWTRCIKLISVTLYAVHFAGCINYQIADRYPDPKRTWIGAVNPNFKEDSLWDRYVTALYWSITTLTTTGYGDLHAENPREMLFDIFYMLFNLGLTSYLIGNMTNLVVHWTSRTRNFRDTVRAASEFAARNHLPRPIQDQMLSHICLKFKTQGLNQQETINGLPKAIRSSIAHHLFFTIVQNDSLFQGVSHDVLFQLVSEMEAEYFPPNENVILQNEAPTDLYVLVSGVVVFLRNIDGREEVLRKANAVESFGEFGVLYCKPQPFTVRTTEISRILRLSRTSLTNAIQANAEDRQIIVNNFFQKLKGQESSEFENAHKDPGLGGSCSPAGCPSMQEARRDLFFPGPEATEEDLNPMADDDQAAFHAGVRKGHLETVNNGGWTPQALAQQQENKNLYDTSLSYENGRKPDEHRIDLIEPESADTSMYSQSIRRRNGPRSVNSHLKKEPTNSYQSRFSCPTDAEVIKMIKKRVTIHMKLQHSSTSQRQLGRLIILPDSIEELLKIAGEKFGGHKPTKVISAENAEIDDINVIRDGDHLFLLHNECENMN, encoded by the exons ATGTTACTGGTTGTTCTGGTGATTTACTCCGCCTGGATTTGCCCTTTCGAGTTTGCATTTCTGCCTTACAAGCGAGATGCACTCTTTATCGTCGACAACGTTGTCAATGGCTTCTTTGCCATTGACATCGTTCTCACCTTCTTTGTTGCATATCTCGACAGCCAATCCCATCTTCTTATCGACAACCCCAAGAAAATTGCAGTCAG GTACATATCTACCTGGTTTATTTTTGATGTCTGTTCCACCGCACCATTTCAGTCCATCAGCCTCCTGTTCACAAATCATAGCGGTGAAGTTGGGTATAAACTACTCAACATGCTCAGACTCTGGCGTCTCAGACGAGTCAGCTCTCTGTTTGCAAG ACTTGAGAAGGACATTCGATTCAATTATTTCTGGACGCGGTGCATAAAGCTCATTTCT GTAACCCTGTATGCTGTGCACTTTGCTGGATGCATAAACTATCAGATTGCAGACAGATACCCCGATCCAAAAAGAACCTGGATTGGAGCAGTAAACCCAAATTTCAAAGAAGATAGTCTTTGGGACAGATATGTAACTGCTCTTTACTGGTCTATCACAACATTGACAACTACCGGTTACGGGGACTTGCATGCTGAAAACCCCAGAGAGATGCTCTTCGATATCTTTTACATGCTCTTCAACTTGGGATTGACTTCTTACCTCATTGGAAACATGACGAACCTTGTTGTTCACTGGACAAGCCGCACCAGAAACTTC AGAGATACAGTGAGAGCAGCTTCAGAATTTGCAGCAAGAAATCATTTGCCCCGTCCCATACAGGATCAGATGTTGTCACACATATGTCTCAAGTTCAAAACACAAGGATTGAACCAACAAGAGACCATAAACGGTCTGCCAAAAGCCATCCGTTCAAGCATCGCCCACCATCTGTTCTTCACCATTGTTCAAAATGACTCTCTCTTCCAAGGGGTTTCTCATGACGTCCTTTTCCAATTG GTTTCGGAAATGGAGGCCGAGTATTTTCCACCCAATGAAAATGTAATTCTGCAGAATGAGGCTCCAACAGATCTTTATGTACTGGTCTCAGGCGTGGTG GTTTTCCTGCGCAATATTGATGGGCGTGAAGAA GTTCTTCGAAAGGCAAATGCAGTAGAATCGTTCGGAGAGTTTGGAGTCTTGTATTGTAAGCCGCAACCTTTTACGGTTCGGACGACTGAGATTTCTCGAATACTAAGGCTCAGCAGAACTTCACTGACGAACGCTATACAAGCTAATGCGGAGGATAGGCAGATTATTGTGAACAATTTTTTCCAG AAACTGAAAGGGCAAGAAAGCTCAGAATTTGAGAACGCACATAAAGATCCAGGGCTTGGAGGAAGCTGTTCACCCGCAGGATGTCCATCAATGCAGGAAGCAAGAAGGGACTTATTTTTCCCGGGACCAGAGGCTACAGAAGAGGATTTAAATCCGATGGCTGACGACGACCAAGCAGCTTTTCATGCGGGTGTTCGCAAAGGGCATCTTGAGACGGTTAATAATGGTGGATGGACGCCACAAGCTCTAGCTCAACAGCAAGAGAACAAGAACTTGTATGACACCTCACTGAGTTACGAAAATGGAAGGAAACCAGATGAACACAGAATAGATTTAATCGAGCCAGAATCGGCCGACACCAGCATGTATAGTCAAAGCATACGCAGAAGAAACGGCCCCCGATCTGTTAACTCCCACTTAAAAAAGGAACCCACAAACTCCTATCAAAGCAGATTTAGCTGTCCCACTGATGCAGAAGTGATTAAAATGATCAAGAAGAGAGTCACCATCCACATGAAGCTTCAACACAGTAGTACATCACAGAGGCAGCTTGGAAGGCTCATAATCTTACCGGATTCAATAGAGGAGCTGCTCAAAATAGCCG GTGAGAAGTTCGGAGGCCACAAACCTACAAAAGTCATTAGTGCGGAGAATGCAGAAATAGATGACATCAACGTCATTCGAGATGGCGATCATCTGTTTCTCCTTCATAATGAGTGTGAAAATATGAACTAA
- the LOC133867711 gene encoding potassium channel KAT3-like isoform X1, whose amino-acid sequence MSFSCAKNFFNRFCTHEFHMESAVRGNFFSSHDLLPSLGAKSNQENKLRRRVISPFSPRYRAWQMLLVVLVIYSAWICPFEFAFLPYKRDALFIVDNVVNGFFAIDIVLTFFVAYLDSQSHLLIDNPKKIAVRYISTWFIFDVCSTAPFQSISLLFTNHSGEVGYKLLNMLRLWRLRRVSSLFARLEKDIRFNYFWTRCIKLISVTLYAVHFAGCINYQIADRYPDPKRTWIGAVNPNFKEDSLWDRYVTALYWSITTLTTTGYGDLHAENPREMLFDIFYMLFNLGLTSYLIGNMTNLVVHWTSRTRNFRDTVRAASEFAARNHLPRPIQDQMLSHICLKFKTQGLNQQETINGLPKAIRSSIAHHLFFTIVQNDSLFQGVSHDVLFQLVSEMEAEYFPPNENVILQNEAPTDLYVLVSGVVVFLRNIDGREEVLRKANAVESFGEFGVLYCKPQPFTVRTTEISRILRLSRTSLTNAIQANAEDRQIIVNNFFQKLKGQESSEFENAHKDPGLGGSCSPAGCPSMQEARRDLFFPGPEATEEDLNPMADDDQAAFHAGVRKGHLETVNNGGWTPQALAQQQENKNLYDTSLSYENGRKPDEHRIDLIEPESADTSMYSQSIRRRNGPRSVNSHLKKEPTNSYQSRFSCPTDAEVIKMIKKRVTIHMKLQHSSTSQRQLGRLIILPDSIEELLKIAGEKFGGHKPTKVISAENAEIDDINVIRDGDHLFLLHNECENMN is encoded by the exons ATGTCGTTTTCTTGTGCGAAAAACTTCTTCAACCGGTTCTGTACCCATGAATTTCATATGGAGAGTGCTGTTCGTGGCAACTTCTTCTCTAGCCATGATCTCTTACCATCCCTTGGAGCCAAAAGCAACCAGGAAAATAAGCTTCGAAGACGCGTTATTTCGCCTTTCAGTCCCCGCTATAG GGCTTGGCAGATGTTACTGGTTGTTCTGGTGATTTACTCCGCCTGGATTTGCCCTTTCGAGTTTGCATTTCTGCCTTACAAGCGAGATGCACTCTTTATCGTCGACAACGTTGTCAATGGCTTCTTTGCCATTGACATCGTTCTCACCTTCTTTGTTGCATATCTCGACAGCCAATCCCATCTTCTTATCGACAACCCCAAGAAAATTGCAGTCAG GTACATATCTACCTGGTTTATTTTTGATGTCTGTTCCACCGCACCATTTCAGTCCATCAGCCTCCTGTTCACAAATCATAGCGGTGAAGTTGGGTATAAACTACTCAACATGCTCAGACTCTGGCGTCTCAGACGAGTCAGCTCTCTGTTTGCAAG ACTTGAGAAGGACATTCGATTCAATTATTTCTGGACGCGGTGCATAAAGCTCATTTCT GTAACCCTGTATGCTGTGCACTTTGCTGGATGCATAAACTATCAGATTGCAGACAGATACCCCGATCCAAAAAGAACCTGGATTGGAGCAGTAAACCCAAATTTCAAAGAAGATAGTCTTTGGGACAGATATGTAACTGCTCTTTACTGGTCTATCACAACATTGACAACTACCGGTTACGGGGACTTGCATGCTGAAAACCCCAGAGAGATGCTCTTCGATATCTTTTACATGCTCTTCAACTTGGGATTGACTTCTTACCTCATTGGAAACATGACGAACCTTGTTGTTCACTGGACAAGCCGCACCAGAAACTTC AGAGATACAGTGAGAGCAGCTTCAGAATTTGCAGCAAGAAATCATTTGCCCCGTCCCATACAGGATCAGATGTTGTCACACATATGTCTCAAGTTCAAAACACAAGGATTGAACCAACAAGAGACCATAAACGGTCTGCCAAAAGCCATCCGTTCAAGCATCGCCCACCATCTGTTCTTCACCATTGTTCAAAATGACTCTCTCTTCCAAGGGGTTTCTCATGACGTCCTTTTCCAATTG GTTTCGGAAATGGAGGCCGAGTATTTTCCACCCAATGAAAATGTAATTCTGCAGAATGAGGCTCCAACAGATCTTTATGTACTGGTCTCAGGCGTGGTG GTTTTCCTGCGCAATATTGATGGGCGTGAAGAA GTTCTTCGAAAGGCAAATGCAGTAGAATCGTTCGGAGAGTTTGGAGTCTTGTATTGTAAGCCGCAACCTTTTACGGTTCGGACGACTGAGATTTCTCGAATACTAAGGCTCAGCAGAACTTCACTGACGAACGCTATACAAGCTAATGCGGAGGATAGGCAGATTATTGTGAACAATTTTTTCCAG AAACTGAAAGGGCAAGAAAGCTCAGAATTTGAGAACGCACATAAAGATCCAGGGCTTGGAGGAAGCTGTTCACCCGCAGGATGTCCATCAATGCAGGAAGCAAGAAGGGACTTATTTTTCCCGGGACCAGAGGCTACAGAAGAGGATTTAAATCCGATGGCTGACGACGACCAAGCAGCTTTTCATGCGGGTGTTCGCAAAGGGCATCTTGAGACGGTTAATAATGGTGGATGGACGCCACAAGCTCTAGCTCAACAGCAAGAGAACAAGAACTTGTATGACACCTCACTGAGTTACGAAAATGGAAGGAAACCAGATGAACACAGAATAGATTTAATCGAGCCAGAATCGGCCGACACCAGCATGTATAGTCAAAGCATACGCAGAAGAAACGGCCCCCGATCTGTTAACTCCCACTTAAAAAAGGAACCCACAAACTCCTATCAAAGCAGATTTAGCTGTCCCACTGATGCAGAAGTGATTAAAATGATCAAGAAGAGAGTCACCATCCACATGAAGCTTCAACACAGTAGTACATCACAGAGGCAGCTTGGAAGGCTCATAATCTTACCGGATTCAATAGAGGAGCTGCTCAAAATAGCCG GTGAGAAGTTCGGAGGCCACAAACCTACAAAAGTCATTAGTGCGGAGAATGCAGAAATAGATGACATCAACGTCATTCGAGATGGCGATCATCTGTTTCTCCTTCATAATGAGTGTGAAAATATGAACTAA